In the Myxococcus fulvus genome, one interval contains:
- a CDS encoding DUF1800 domain-containing protein, with translation MRLASLGFLSALLLSCASTSHPARSEAPVEDYGPGAEVHLLQRWAFGPSARELAEVRRLGVRGWVEARLVRRDTPMSPALAGKLQALPTLELSMSQLLDAYPNRKEREQALLDGRELERPARIGEELSAAKLLRAVEGPNPLEEVLVDFWFNHFNVSADKGVVRWMVTSYERDAIRPHVFGRFRTLLGATARHPAMLVYLDNWRSKRDGMPERGRALRDAEDEGDAELDAEPRPGLNENYARELLELHTLGVEGGYSQTDVREVARCFTGWSVKKPREAPEFVFRRRVHDPESKRVLGQELAAGGGEADGERVLDVLARHPSTARHLATKLARRFVSDSPPPALVDRLAKVFLDTEGDLSSVYRALLDAPEFWAPEARGAKVKTPFEFVVSALRATGAEVQVHPRLVRSVAKMGEPLYRAPAPTGFPEVAAPWVNSGSLVARLNFGLDLVSGRMPGARVVMETVAWPTAPTAEAWLEALGLALLGSPPSEETKATVLAALSRRKESASAEAERGPVDVALIAGLLLGSPEFQRQ, from the coding sequence ATGCGCCTCGCGTCCCTCGGTTTCCTGTCGGCCTTGCTGCTCTCATGTGCGAGCACTTCACACCCGGCGCGGAGTGAGGCGCCTGTCGAGGACTACGGGCCGGGCGCGGAGGTGCACCTGCTGCAGCGGTGGGCCTTCGGGCCGTCGGCGCGGGAGCTGGCGGAGGTGCGTCGCCTGGGCGTGCGCGGTTGGGTGGAGGCGCGGCTCGTGCGTCGGGACACGCCGATGTCGCCGGCGCTGGCCGGGAAGCTCCAGGCCCTGCCCACGCTGGAGCTGTCGATGTCCCAGCTGCTCGACGCGTACCCGAACCGGAAGGAGCGGGAGCAGGCGCTCCTGGATGGCCGCGAGCTGGAGCGCCCGGCGCGAATCGGTGAGGAGCTCTCCGCCGCCAAGCTGCTGCGCGCCGTCGAGGGGCCGAATCCGCTCGAGGAGGTGCTGGTGGACTTCTGGTTCAACCACTTCAACGTCTCCGCGGACAAGGGCGTGGTGCGGTGGATGGTGACGTCGTACGAGCGCGACGCCATCCGCCCGCATGTCTTCGGGCGCTTCCGGACGTTGCTCGGCGCCACGGCGCGCCACCCGGCGATGCTCGTCTATCTCGACAACTGGAGGAGCAAGCGTGACGGCATGCCGGAGCGAGGGCGCGCGCTGAGGGACGCGGAGGACGAGGGCGATGCGGAGCTGGACGCCGAGCCCAGGCCAGGGCTCAACGAGAACTACGCGCGCGAGCTGCTGGAGTTGCACACGCTGGGCGTGGAGGGTGGCTACTCTCAGACGGACGTGCGCGAGGTGGCGCGGTGCTTCACGGGCTGGAGCGTGAAGAAGCCGCGCGAGGCGCCCGAGTTCGTCTTCCGTCGTCGGGTGCATGACCCGGAGTCGAAGCGCGTGTTGGGGCAGGAGCTCGCGGCGGGTGGTGGGGAGGCGGATGGGGAGCGGGTGTTGGATGTGCTCGCGCGGCATCCGTCCACGGCGCGGCACCTGGCGACGAAGCTGGCGCGGCGCTTCGTGTCGGACTCGCCGCCGCCGGCGCTGGTGGACCGGTTGGCGAAGGTGTTCCTCGACACGGAAGGGGATTTGTCGTCGGTGTATCGCGCGCTGTTGGACGCGCCGGAGTTCTGGGCGCCCGAGGCGCGCGGGGCGAAGGTGAAGACACCCTTCGAGTTCGTGGTGTCCGCGCTGCGGGCGACGGGGGCGGAGGTGCAGGTTCATCCCAGGCTCGTGCGGTCGGTGGCGAAGATGGGGGAGCCCCTGTACCGGGCGCCGGCGCCCACGGGCTTCCCCGAGGTGGCGGCTCCGTGGGTGAACAGCGGCTCGTTGGTGGCGCGGCTGAACTTCGGGTTGGACCTGGTGTCCGGCAGGATGCCTGGGGCGCGCGTGGTGATGGAGACCGTCGCGTGGCCCACCGCGCCCACGGCGGAGGCGTGGCTGGAGGCGCTCGGGCTCGCGCTCCTGGGGAGCCCGCCGTCGGAGGAGACGAAGGCGACGGTGCTCGCCGCGCTCTCCCGCCGGAAGGAATCCGCGAGCGCCGAGGCGGAGCGAGGGCCCGTCGACGTGGCCCTCA
- a CDS encoding protein-arginine deiminase family protein, whose product MKTPATLGWLLSLVMLGGCSALFDSGGDTGSNSDRLTAPFEPHVDLLADVNRDGVVDERDEAGEETWSAERGAIFLANIDDDQKACPFSPSFTQLSDEQLAGCNDAQDTEVNGEEDLKDLARLRVAPWPGAPSYAVGSVSVTGAGADKVRLFKRMDGEFLSFRIANVLPLSARDLREGVDLAIEANDIVRDAAVWDGRVEVTLTVYHVDRPQELFRDTVMMRVAPVVLFHHLTPVRNVYVSRLDTEASALFREDLGGALASSREPTLFSEFAVDDLWAQDYFEPAYMALPTEGGGQHVIQVNLRSANVNSNERPVPLREAGRIVYWLRGRDQAAVQQYQSGLSPESQTLNSMGNTEVIPPYEKDGVKYPLGRLLRGRGPDSEPDFQLDPSFTRMLDAQAVQPVVYLDTSWLAVAHVDETVSFLPVDSPRGWIALVADPALARRMLMDAQARGHGEVKLFEGKHWVMEQPAEMTVSTLLDHAGVMDTNAMAALEIEEQLAVLREETGITDAEIIRVPFLFQSTTNGASALQPGTVNLLSVSRSLVIAPDPHGPVIDGKDLFKAQLEQALAPHGIRVHWSDTWDLYHVGGGEVHCATNSARVPSPVKWWEGGR is encoded by the coding sequence ATGAAGACCCCCGCGACCCTGGGGTGGCTGCTCTCGCTGGTGATGCTCGGCGGGTGCTCCGCCCTCTTCGATTCTGGTGGTGACACCGGCAGCAACTCGGACCGGCTCACCGCGCCGTTCGAGCCGCACGTGGACCTGCTCGCGGACGTCAACCGCGACGGCGTGGTCGACGAGCGTGACGAAGCCGGCGAGGAGACCTGGAGCGCCGAGCGTGGCGCCATCTTCCTGGCCAACATCGACGACGACCAGAAGGCGTGTCCCTTCAGTCCGTCCTTCACCCAGCTCAGCGACGAGCAGCTCGCCGGGTGCAACGACGCGCAGGACACCGAGGTCAACGGCGAGGAGGACTTGAAGGACCTCGCGCGGCTGCGCGTCGCGCCGTGGCCCGGAGCGCCGAGCTACGCGGTGGGCAGCGTGTCCGTGACGGGCGCGGGCGCGGACAAGGTGCGCCTGTTCAAGCGCATGGACGGGGAGTTCCTGTCGTTCCGCATCGCCAACGTGCTGCCGCTGTCGGCCCGGGATTTGCGCGAGGGCGTGGACCTGGCCATCGAGGCGAACGACATCGTCCGGGACGCCGCGGTGTGGGATGGCCGCGTGGAGGTGACGCTGACCGTCTACCACGTGGACCGGCCGCAGGAGCTGTTCCGGGACACGGTGATGATGCGCGTGGCGCCCGTGGTGCTGTTCCATCACCTGACGCCGGTGCGCAACGTCTACGTGTCGCGCCTGGACACCGAGGCGTCGGCGCTGTTCCGCGAGGATTTGGGCGGCGCGCTCGCCAGCTCGCGGGAGCCCACGCTCTTCTCCGAGTTCGCGGTGGATGACCTGTGGGCCCAGGACTACTTCGAGCCCGCGTACATGGCGCTGCCCACCGAGGGCGGCGGCCAGCACGTCATCCAGGTCAACCTGCGCTCGGCCAACGTCAACTCGAACGAGCGCCCGGTGCCGCTGCGCGAGGCCGGACGCATCGTCTACTGGCTGCGCGGCCGGGACCAGGCGGCGGTGCAGCAATACCAGTCGGGCCTGTCGCCCGAATCGCAGACGCTCAACTCCATGGGCAACACGGAGGTCATCCCGCCCTACGAGAAGGACGGCGTGAAGTATCCCCTGGGCCGGCTCCTGCGCGGCCGGGGCCCCGACTCCGAGCCCGACTTCCAGTTGGACCCGAGCTTCACGCGGATGCTCGACGCGCAGGCCGTCCAGCCGGTGGTGTACCTGGACACCTCCTGGCTCGCCGTGGCGCACGTCGATGAGACGGTCAGCTTCCTGCCGGTGGACTCACCGCGCGGATGGATTGCCCTGGTGGCCGACCCCGCCCTCGCGCGACGCATGCTGATGGACGCACAGGCGCGCGGGCATGGCGAGGTGAAGCTCTTCGAGGGCAAGCACTGGGTGATGGAGCAGCCCGCGGAGATGACGGTGTCGACGCTGCTGGACCACGCCGGGGTGATGGACACCAACGCGATGGCCGCGCTCGAAATCGAGGAGCAGCTGGCCGTGCTCCGCGAGGAGACGGGAATCACCGACGCGGAGATCATCCGCGTGCCCTTCCTCTTCCAGAGCACGACCAACGGCGCGTCGGCGCTGCAGCCCGGCACGGTCAATCTGCTGTCGGTGTCCCGCTCGCTCGTCATCGCGCCGGACCCGCATGGCCCCGTCATCGACGGGAAGGACCTGTTCAAGGCGCAGCTGGAGCAGGCCCTGGCACCGCACGGCATCCGCGTGCACTGGTCCGACACCTGGGACCTCTACCACGTGGGGGGTGGTGAGGTGCATTGCGCGACGAACAGCGCGCGCGTCCCGTCCCCCGTGAAGTGGTGGGAGGGCGGCCGATGA
- a CDS encoding response regulator transcription factor, with amino-acid sequence MNPTQPTILLVEDDPNLRLALRDSLEHQGGYAVEEASTVREAREHLSRGAFQLILLDVMLPDGDGYSLCRALREEGVGTPVLMLTARTLEDDVVRGFEAGAQDYLGKPYRLRELLARVGALVRRSGGAAPAKQVRFGGYRMDLDRRKVENPDGASVELTRTEFDLLAFLVKERERVLRRDDILDAVWGRDVVVDPHTVDNFVSSLKKKLGWNSASRFAIQTVRGVGYRMEIEAP; translated from the coding sequence ATGAACCCCACCCAGCCCACCATCCTCCTCGTGGAGGACGACCCGAACCTGCGGCTCGCGCTGCGTGACAGCCTGGAGCACCAGGGCGGTTACGCCGTGGAGGAGGCCTCCACCGTGCGTGAGGCCCGCGAGCACCTCTCCCGGGGCGCCTTCCAGCTCATCCTCCTGGACGTGATGCTGCCGGACGGCGACGGCTACTCGCTGTGCCGCGCGCTGCGCGAGGAGGGCGTCGGCACGCCGGTGTTGATGCTCACCGCGCGCACGCTGGAGGACGACGTGGTGCGCGGCTTCGAGGCGGGCGCGCAGGACTACCTGGGCAAGCCCTACCGCCTGCGGGAGCTGCTCGCGCGAGTGGGCGCGCTGGTGCGCCGCTCGGGAGGCGCCGCGCCCGCGAAGCAGGTGCGCTTCGGCGGCTACCGGATGGACCTGGACCGCCGCAAGGTGGAGAACCCCGACGGCGCGAGCGTGGAGCTGACGCGCACGGAGTTCGACCTGCTGGCCTTCCTGGTGAAGGAGCGCGAGCGGGTGCTGCGCCGCGACGACATCCTGGACGCGGTGTGGGGGCGCGACGTCGTCGTGGACCCGCACACCGTGGACAACTTCGTCTCCAGCTTGAAGAAGAAGCTGGGGTGGAACAGCGCCTCGCGCTTCGCCATCCAGACGGTGCGCGGCGTGGGCTACCGCATGGAAATCGAGGCGCCCTGA
- a CDS encoding sensor histidine kinase has product MLRRLLPMLVALVLGLLGLAWGLGSLHRIFAEEREDARRSLDSRREALEQYARASLTQTLRDRLEAARPALEAAVTDPLAPAAGLYLRERGTQVLPRLALHDTGEDAPASERYARLRAGTEVAEDKDDPWAERLARTRAVETALSRGDRRASTVALMALLQHRSQYVLASTRDVPGLLVVLEALAEKGDPVPQLMQALVREGLSDGRGGRLDGLQRLLLSRRSRFTPTDFQFLLTRVAALSSKVGAPVEDLRARASELVKSPLPLPDALPGPTLVRTGWYLEPRGGNQVRGVAVDAGVLLASLTQEMRERGLLDVEGTVKLLGDAPVVAVDALPLSVVTPEWARAETALERRYRLKTGMVLSCAGLAVGIAALAFLAQHRKYRFLELKSDFVATVSHELRTPLASIRLLAETLEWRLAEGAEARDYPGRIVREADGLGFLVENLLSFNRIDKGRWVARLEPVRLEELVALMRRDLEAWSKVPVELEAHVGELSLRADSQLLRLLLSNLARNACAYNTRQPVRLRVEALPGGRVRFSDNGVGIPPQDWERVFGEFVRLPGQGREVPGSGLGLALCRRIMRLHGGTLRVVASSPEGTTFELSFPATATI; this is encoded by the coding sequence ATGCTCCGCCGGCTGCTGCCCATGCTCGTCGCGCTGGTGCTCGGCCTCCTCGGGCTCGCCTGGGGACTGGGCTCCCTGCACCGCATCTTCGCCGAGGAGCGCGAGGACGCCCGGCGCTCGCTCGACTCGCGGCGCGAGGCCCTGGAGCAGTACGCCCGCGCGTCCCTGACGCAGACGTTGCGAGACCGCTTGGAGGCGGCGAGGCCCGCGCTGGAGGCCGCGGTGACGGACCCCCTGGCGCCCGCCGCGGGCCTCTACCTGCGCGAGCGCGGTACCCAGGTGCTGCCCCGGCTGGCGCTCCACGACACCGGCGAGGACGCCCCCGCGAGCGAGCGGTACGCGCGGCTGCGCGCGGGCACCGAGGTGGCGGAGGACAAGGACGACCCGTGGGCGGAGCGGCTCGCGAGGACCCGCGCGGTGGAGACGGCGCTGTCCCGGGGCGACCGACGCGCCTCCACGGTGGCGCTGATGGCGCTGCTCCAGCACCGCTCGCAATACGTGCTCGCCTCGACCCGGGATGTGCCCGGTCTGCTCGTGGTGCTGGAGGCCCTGGCGGAGAAGGGCGACCCGGTGCCGCAGCTCATGCAGGCCCTGGTGCGCGAGGGCCTGTCGGATGGACGCGGGGGCCGGCTGGATGGCTTGCAGCGCCTGCTGTTGTCGCGCCGCTCGCGCTTCACGCCCACGGACTTCCAGTTCCTGCTCACGCGCGTGGCGGCGCTCTCGTCGAAGGTGGGCGCGCCTGTCGAGGACTTGCGGGCCCGCGCGAGTGAGCTCGTGAAGAGCCCCTTGCCGCTGCCGGACGCGCTCCCCGGTCCGACCCTGGTGCGCACGGGGTGGTACCTGGAGCCGCGCGGTGGCAACCAGGTGCGCGGCGTGGCGGTGGACGCGGGGGTGCTGCTCGCGTCGCTCACCCAGGAGATGCGCGAGCGTGGGCTCCTGGACGTCGAAGGAACGGTGAAGCTGCTCGGTGACGCGCCCGTGGTGGCCGTGGACGCGCTGCCCTTGTCGGTGGTGACGCCCGAGTGGGCGCGCGCCGAGACGGCGCTGGAGCGGCGCTACCGGCTGAAGACGGGCATGGTGCTGTCGTGCGCGGGGCTGGCGGTGGGCATCGCCGCGCTGGCCTTCCTCGCGCAGCACCGCAAGTACCGCTTCCTGGAGCTGAAGAGCGACTTCGTGGCCACGGTGTCCCACGAGCTGCGCACGCCGCTGGCCTCCATCCGCCTGCTCGCGGAGACGCTCGAGTGGCGGCTGGCCGAGGGCGCCGAGGCGCGCGACTACCCGGGCCGCATCGTGCGCGAGGCGGACGGCCTGGGCTTCCTGGTGGAGAACCTGCTGTCCTTCAATCGCATCGACAAGGGCCGCTGGGTGGCGCGGCTGGAGCCGGTGCGCCTGGAGGAGCTGGTGGCGCTGATGCGCCGCGATTTGGAGGCCTGGTCCAAGGTCCCCGTGGAGCTGGAGGCGCACGTGGGCGAGCTGTCCCTGCGCGCCGACTCGCAGCTGTTGCGCCTGCTGCTCTCCAACCTCGCGCGCAACGCGTGCGCCTACAACACCCGGCAGCCGGTGCGCCTGCGCGTGGAGGCGCTGCCCGGCGGGCGCGTGCGCTTCTCCGACAACGGCGTGGGCATTCCGCCCCAGGACTGGGAGCGCGTCTTCGGCGAGTTCGTCCGCCTGCCGGGCCAGGGCCGCGAGGTGCCGGGCAGCGGCCTGGGCCTGGCGCTGTGCCGCCGCATCATGCGTCTTCACGGAGGCACCCTGCGCGTGGTGGCCTCCAGTCCCGAAGGCACCACCTTCGAGCTCTCGTTTCCTGCGACTGCGACGATATGA
- a CDS encoding YfbK domain-containing protein → MSRVKPSMKSALLRSLCGVLLCLAAPAWAQVGEVTGVVSEAQDARPLAGVKVHAASSVLPSPRTVTTDERGQYRLTSLPVGLYTLRFEKESFQPVTREGVRVEAGRTLSVAAALQALPVSHHPFASLTPFAPPLRLESDGVAWMAVPRAGDIRDRAPPWALPQVSLLATEGSGERRYVPGSKFLRDSDLRGHGVNPTIDTEEENASTYPLRVSMASYALTRGHLERDSLPAEEAVRVEDFVNSFSPKEGGEDAGPFIVDVEGFPSPSRKGYHVVRVTLRTRAAFSDVGVQLEFDKRAVARYRLVGYENPSATPPEPLGDDVTPDPVPLSAGASVTAIYEVKLIAPAIAFGVLRILYEEGENTMWRRAHKLLPSSVLRSSMARASADTRLTYVAAAFAEKLRGSPWTRSLDWTRLHALWQDLGEPMVSRPDVASLGTLIKKAGTLDTRKERPGADGASLDPDLLPSSGR, encoded by the coding sequence GTGTCCCGCGTGAAGCCCTCGATGAAGAGCGCCCTGCTTCGCTCCCTCTGCGGAGTCCTCCTGTGCCTCGCCGCTCCGGCGTGGGCCCAGGTGGGCGAGGTGACGGGCGTGGTCTCCGAGGCCCAGGACGCGCGTCCCCTGGCGGGCGTGAAGGTCCACGCCGCGTCCTCCGTGTTGCCCTCACCGCGCACCGTGACGACGGATGAGCGGGGCCAGTATCGACTCACGTCCCTGCCGGTGGGCCTCTACACGCTGCGCTTCGAGAAGGAGTCCTTCCAGCCCGTCACCCGCGAGGGCGTGCGCGTGGAGGCGGGTCGGACGCTCAGCGTGGCGGCGGCGCTCCAGGCGCTGCCCGTGTCCCATCATCCCTTCGCGTCCCTGACACCGTTCGCGCCGCCGCTGCGGTTGGAGTCGGACGGGGTCGCCTGGATGGCGGTGCCCCGCGCGGGAGACATCCGGGACCGCGCGCCGCCGTGGGCGCTGCCCCAGGTGTCGCTGCTCGCCACCGAGGGCTCCGGTGAGCGCCGCTACGTGCCGGGCAGCAAGTTCCTGCGCGACTCGGACCTGCGGGGCCATGGCGTCAACCCGACCATCGACACCGAGGAGGAGAACGCCTCCACGTACCCGCTGAGGGTGAGCATGGCCTCGTACGCGCTGACGCGTGGCCACCTGGAGCGCGACTCGCTCCCGGCCGAGGAGGCGGTGCGGGTGGAGGACTTCGTCAACAGCTTCTCTCCCAAGGAGGGTGGCGAGGACGCGGGCCCGTTCATCGTCGACGTGGAGGGGTTCCCCTCGCCCAGCCGCAAGGGCTACCACGTGGTGCGCGTGACGCTGCGCACGCGCGCGGCCTTCAGCGACGTGGGCGTGCAGCTCGAGTTCGACAAGCGCGCGGTGGCCCGCTATCGCCTGGTGGGCTACGAGAACCCGTCCGCGACTCCGCCGGAGCCGCTCGGCGACGACGTGACGCCGGACCCCGTGCCCCTGTCCGCGGGCGCGTCCGTCACCGCCATCTACGAGGTGAAGCTGATCGCCCCGGCCATCGCCTTCGGTGTCCTGCGCATCCTCTACGAGGAGGGCGAGAACACCATGTGGCGACGCGCGCACAAGCTGTTGCCCTCCAGCGTCCTGCGCTCGTCCATGGCGCGCGCCTCGGCCGACACGCGGCTGACCTACGTGGCCGCCGCCTTCGCGGAGAAGCTGCGCGGCTCACCGTGGACGCGCTCGCTCGACTGGACGCGGCTGCACGCGCTCTGGCAGGACCTGGGGGAGCCGATGGTGAGCCGGCCGGACGTGGCGAGCCTGGGCACGCTCATCAAGAAGGCGGGGACGCTCGACACGCGCAAGGAGCGCCCTGGCGCGGATGGCGCGAGCCTGGACCCCGACCTGCTCCCGAGCTCCGGAAGGTAG
- the ddpX gene encoding D-alanyl-D-alanine dipeptidase, which yields MRTWVLVAALGLAPVALAEDAGPRKAKPAKAPGTSPLVDASTVVEDLALDLRYATEDNFLKKKVYPDTARCLLLPESARKLKAAADVLRPKGYRLKVYDCYRPRAVQWEMWKIMPVPGYVADPRKGSNHNRGGAVDLTLVTLDGQEVEMPTAFDTFTPAAHHGYAGGTEASRRHREVLREAMLGAGFTPNRMEWWHYDLPDAKSRPVLDVPFTAEKQGEQAG from the coding sequence ATGAGGACGTGGGTGCTGGTGGCGGCGCTGGGCCTGGCGCCCGTGGCGCTCGCGGAGGACGCGGGGCCCAGGAAGGCGAAGCCCGCGAAGGCTCCGGGCACCTCGCCGCTGGTGGACGCCTCCACGGTGGTGGAGGACCTGGCGCTGGACCTGCGCTACGCGACCGAGGACAACTTCCTGAAGAAGAAGGTGTACCCGGACACGGCGCGCTGTCTGTTGCTGCCGGAGTCCGCGCGCAAGCTGAAGGCGGCCGCGGACGTGCTCCGGCCCAAGGGCTATCGGCTCAAGGTCTATGACTGCTACCGGCCCCGCGCGGTGCAGTGGGAGATGTGGAAGATCATGCCCGTGCCCGGCTACGTGGCGGACCCTCGCAAGGGCTCCAACCACAACCGGGGCGGCGCGGTGGACCTGACGCTGGTGACGCTGGACGGGCAGGAGGTGGAGATGCCCACCGCCTTCGACACCTTCACGCCCGCGGCGCACCACGGCTACGCGGGAGGCACCGAGGCGTCGCGCCGTCATCGCGAGGTGCTGCGCGAGGCGATGCTGGGCGCGGGCTTCACGCCCAACCGCATGGAGTGGTGGCACTACGATTTGCCGGACGCGAAGTCGCGGCCCGTGCTGGATGTGCCCTTCACGGCGGAGAAGCAGGGCGAGCAGGCGGGCTGA
- the queC gene encoding 7-cyano-7-deazaguanine synthase QueC, with translation MTKRAVVLTSGGLDSTTCVAMAKAKGFEPVCLAVAYGQRHAVELERAREVATALGVKDFRVVGIDLRQVGGSALTADIDVPKDRPADEMSHGVPVTYVPARNALFLSLALGLAEVVGATDIYIGVNAVDYSGYPDCRPEFIRSFEAMANLATKAGVEGARFTVHAPLSGLTKADIIREGVRLGVDYGITHSCYDPDTQGRACGRCDSCLLRKKGFEEAGVPDPTRYTVEAGA, from the coding sequence ATGACGAAGCGTGCGGTGGTGCTGACCTCGGGGGGCCTGGACTCGACGACGTGCGTGGCCATGGCGAAGGCGAAGGGCTTCGAGCCGGTGTGCCTGGCGGTGGCGTATGGCCAGCGGCACGCGGTGGAGCTGGAGCGGGCGCGCGAGGTGGCGACGGCCCTGGGCGTGAAGGACTTCCGGGTGGTGGGCATCGACCTGCGCCAGGTGGGCGGCTCCGCGCTGACGGCGGACATCGACGTGCCCAAGGACCGGCCCGCGGACGAGATGAGCCACGGCGTCCCGGTGACGTACGTGCCCGCGCGCAACGCGCTGTTCCTCTCGCTGGCGCTGGGGCTCGCGGAGGTGGTGGGCGCCACGGACATCTACATCGGCGTCAACGCGGTGGACTACAGCGGCTATCCCGACTGCCGGCCGGAGTTCATCCGCTCCTTCGAGGCGATGGCCAACCTGGCGACGAAGGCGGGCGTCGAGGGCGCGCGCTTCACGGTGCACGCGCCGCTGTCCGGCCTGACGAAGGCGGACATCATCCGCGAGGGCGTCCGCCTGGGCGTGGACTACGGCATCACCCACTCCTGCTACGACCCGGACACGCAGGGCCGCGCCTGCGGGCGCTGTGACAGCTGCCTGCTGCGCAAGAAGGGCTTCGAGGAGGCCGGCGTGCCGGACCCGACGCGCTACACGGTGGAGGCCGGAGCATGA